Sequence from the Amaranthus tricolor cultivar Red isolate AtriRed21 chromosome 1, ASM2621246v1, whole genome shotgun sequence genome:
ttaaaaatcctCAATTTTGGATATGCTTGGTTCATGAGACTGAGATCAAAATTAAGTATGATAATAAGATAGAATATTAATCTATTTCCATTTAACTATTATTAAAGGGCTGATAATAGAGATAAAGATGTCAACGGGCTTTAGACCTAGCCCAGATCCTAGACCTGACCCGAATCCGTGGACCGAGTTGGTTTTGACGGATGTAAGCCCTATTTTTTGACCCATCGGAatctaaataataattaaaagattcGGATACGAGTCTAAAAAATAGCCGAATCTGATTATGTAGATTAAGAATTCTGTTTGACCTCAAAATCACATGACAATACTACTATTTGCATTTCATTGGGTATTATGTAGTGCTAATTTGCAAAGATTAATAACCACAAAATTGAAACGCAGATCTCAATGCAATCCTACCAAAATCTTTTAAAACTCTCACAAAGAATAATAGTGTAAACACCAAATTGGTTAGCCTAGCAGACATGCTCTAATAAAGCGGATACAAACACAATAACCAATGCTGTTAATGTGGGGCCCACACCGGTTGAAGAATGAAGACAGACaataaactttattttttaaattttgaataaatcaaattttaaaaaccaTCGCCGAAAATCCTCTCACTTTCATCGCCGTATATTTACCCTATCACCGGTTTCTCTCCCTTTCCACTTTCTCCTTCCTTCATTGTTCttccaaagagagagaaaccaaACCTTCGAAACCCTAGCTATGGTGGAGCTTTAATCTTCTCATATTCATTTCGCAattttcattcatcaatctACATTTTGATTACGACCGTCAATGGGAAATTCCACgtcttatttttcaatttcgatTTTGACGGTTTTCTTCACTGCTAGGGTTTCGATTACTTCACGATCGCAGATCGCTCGCGATCCTCCATAATAAACCAGGCGGTCGTTTAATTCTTtcgttaattaattaattgattaatccAGTCTTTATTGTtgattaatattgttttttggTAGTTTAAGTAATTATTGTTGTTGCTGTGGAGaagatattataaattttatggcGGGGATGGAGAGTTTGCGGAGGTGTTTGAAAACGGTGTTTTTCATGTTAGCAATGGTGGCGTCATTATTGGTACAGTGCTTGCCGTTGTTGGTAGCCGTTGGAGATGTGTTGGTACCTTGTATTTTGGTTTCCAGCTTCACCTGTTTTAGATGCTATGGTTTTAAACAACATCTTCATCGATACGCTTTCAAAAGCTCGCTTATTGATATCCCTCTCGTTTCTGTACTCAGATCTCTCCTGATTACTTGTATGTCTAATGTCATTATTTTCTCTCTAATTTATTGCTACTTAGATTTAATGTTTCCCGTATGGTTGTGTGTATCCCACTCTCTTTATCCTGCCTAGGCGAGAGCCAGCTATTGGCATTGGGGCTTGGGGGTAATGTAATATCGTTGTAAGAGTATGTTTTTAGTCGGTTGCTTAGAATTTAATACTTTTTTCCAATTATTGACTTGGTTTACAGCATTTAATTGCTGGGATAAAGGTGAAATGGAGAATAGCTGCCCTGTGAAATTTATTGTGCATTTTGGTGTTTGAAACTTTGAATGCATGTTACCTGTGTAGTCTAGTCGCCTTTTTCCTGggcttttttttaataagaaaaagaaataagaaagaCCAGAGGGATGagaaataaaatagttttttgagGATTAGGTTGGATATAGCATGATTGCAATTcttttttaaacatatattcAATGTTCTCTAATTGTATTTTTAGTtgccatattttttttttcatgtactTTAAATGTGAACTTTTTCCCTGTTATTACTAACCTAATATTcttgtttcttttgttttgttggTTAGTTGCCTTTAATGGGGTATGGTGGGGATTGTTTTGGCTCTTTGTTGTGTTAGAAGAGTTGAATTCTGCTATTTGTCCATATTCTGTATGTGTTCATTGGCTAATTTGGATAATGCAGCATTCATGTTTTGATTGAAAGGTTCCATTTCGACATTTAGATTTGGACTGGATCTATGGTTAAATATGTGTAGTGGTGACTGTGGCATTCCTAGCCTATTTCTGTCTTTGTTCATCTCTTATTCAAAACCACATATGGTATATTGGCTTTTTACTAAATCACGGGAGAGGAAAATTGACAATTTCATGTATTAGCACAAGTATTTTCTCCGGTGATGGAAAAACAAATATTTGGAAGATGGGTGGAACTATATgcaatatacatatatgtgaaCAAACTCATTTTCTATCAATAAGAGACTTAATTCATCATGGCAGGTGTATATTCTCTCTCTGATGCTCCTGCTCTTTCTCATGGACCATATCTTGGAATAGTGACACTATGCTCCCTTTCTTCTGTTCTCCTCCTATCAGTGAAGGCCTGTGTTTTTTCTGCAAATTTCTCAATGGAAGGTGAAGCTTCACATTCTATATCAAGGCATATACTCCATTTAAAAAAGTCTTGGGGAATGCCTGTTATGTTTTTGTCATCTGTAGTTCTTGCTCTTGGCCATATGGTGATTGCCTACCGTATTTGCTGCAAGGCAAGGAGGAAGCTTCTATTTCATCGTGTTGACCCGGAGATGGTAGGTCTTACAGTAGTTTCATCCTTCTGCTGTTTATTTTTGACCATCTTGGACTTTGTTTATTGAGTCTGATATTGTTGTTCCCGACCACAATAACAGCTTATTGGGTCATTTTCTTCCTGTAGTAGCTGTTATCAAAGCATTATTCTGGTGCAGTACTGACACGTTTGAAAATTTGATAGTTTCCGCTGTATACTGAAGTGTGATAATCTTGCTGGCAGGTTCTGTCCTGCAAAAGTTTGCTTTCTTCCTATCAGAAGCTTCCACGGTCTCCTGTCCCGTCCACAGCAAAGACTCTCTCTAAAAGTGACAATGAGACGAGGAGGAAACTTTATGGTCTTGCTCGTTATGAAGGTGTCTTGCCGGTCAGATTACTTGCTGAGATTGACAGTCTATTCACAACTTGTGGAGGGTTTACACTGCATTATAAGATTAGTATGCCTTGCTCTCCTCCTCGCTCCTTATCATCCACAACCTTCGTCGAACCCAGTAGAAGCTGCAGTCCCGAGCTGTGCGTTGATTGGGTGAAAGTAGATCGGCCTATGAGTGCTCTAACAAAACCCCAACATAACCTGTCAAGAAGCTACAGTAATCAATTCTATTCATCTTCTTTATTTGACCCATTGCTAGAAAATTTGGGATGTTCTTCTGTTTCGTCGGATGGAATTCCTCTATTCAGCCTTGATGCTCTGGATGACAAGGATGATGTATGTGATTTGAGCCCTTTAAAACTGGATATAGAGGCTAATGGTGAGTGTGGTATCGTCCTGGTGCATGGATTTGGTGGTGGAGTTTTCTCATGGAGGCATGTGATGAGTACACTGGCAAGCCAAGTAGGTTGCCCTGTAGCAGCATTTGATCGTCCTGGGTGGGGTTTGACTCCCAGGATAGAAAGGAAGCATTGGGAAAATAAACAATTGCCGAATCCCTACAGGCTTGATACTCAGGTACAAGTTTTACTGAGGCTGTCTTCTTGTTCTAACTTCTATTAACTGATACAGATTTCTGTAAATGAATGACTTGCAAATAGAGTATTGAATGTGTTATCCCAGCCTTTTGTCTTTCCTATCTCATGCTAATTTTCatggtgatttttttttttgtcttaaactTGCTAATATATCTGTGATGGCTTGATATGGATGTTCACATGGAAATGAGAGCCGTCTTTTGCATCTTTAGTACCCAGTCTTATACTCTGTTATGTGGTTATTTTTGTCACTTGCCGcaacatttctattttaattttctgtaTTTGTCATTTGCTattctttttttaagaaataattttacaaaaccTGGTTGTTAAATGTACAACCTTTCTAGCTTTTTTCAAAAGCATGCCAACATATTTTTTATAGCACATTTTGTTTACCTGTTTATATCCAGCCATGGTTCTTTCCATATCTGATTTTATAGGTACAGAGTTTGCTTTGCTAGTTTTGTAGTGTGACTCtcaatttatgatttttgagCACTTCATATATCTGCTTGGTTGGTGGCATATCATTGTGATAGGAAGTTCTCAAATTATGAACACTAGATAGTCCTTCCGTCCCTATGAGAATGCACCCAACTTATATTAGGTGAAATTTAGTGGAAAGTAAAATTTGGTTGAAGGATAAGACGAAAAAACAAGTGGATGATAGAAATGAGTGGTTAAGgtggagagagaaaataagtttgtggataagatttaaagaaaaaaagtggGGTGATtgccaaaaaaagaaaaggtgcaaaatgagtgggacaaacaaaaatgaaaagagGTGCAAATTAAAAGGGACAGAGGAGTATGTATTAATGGAATTCATCTATCTGCAAGAGCATGGTATTATCAAGTCTTTCTCAACAATGGCAAAGCCTTAATCCTAAAGCCCTTTTATTTTATCATGTAAAAAGTATtggatcttttttttttttttctaatttaatcCTCATTCCTCCTTTATCTGAACTAGAAAATTTTTCATACAGCATATGTACCACTTGTACAATGATGACATGGTACATCCTTCCAATTAAAACATGACAATTCAGAAAACCGAAAAGTTAGTAGGGATGGGAGAGAAAGTGAAAGAGAAGAGTCTTAAAATgggttcttcatcttctttcaATTGAAGAAGGGAAAAGTAATGCTGAATATGATGTGACTGTTTTGATGTGGCAATTTGACTTGTTTATTAAGTGGTTGACTCCTTGTACCAACTGTCAAATATGACGTGGCACAATTGTTGCATAGTAAATTTTGTGTATCTGAACCAGGATGTCTGGATGCCATCTCTTCTGTAATAGGTTCACCCTTgcaaatttaactttttcttCCTGATATATTGCTTGctgaaataaaattttctttctATGTTTTTTTGTATCATGTAAAGTCACCTGTCTCTTTTTTGATGTTATCTCAACTTTTTTAATCCGCAGCATCTTTCAGCTTGAAAAATATAATGTCTTTTGTTGACACTATGTTCGTTTCTATTTCAGGTGGACCTACTTATTTCATTTTGTTCTGAAATGGGGTTTTCTTCGGTGATACTTGTTGGGCATGATGATGGTGGCTTGCTTGCATTAAGGGCAGCAGAAAGAGTAAACATATCTGGGAGTTCTGCAAATGTATGTAATACTTGCTAGTTCTTTGGATAGTTTGAGTTGATTCTTATCTGACGCTTAGTTCTATgttctttaatgtttttgtcCCATAGTTACTTCTAATTTTGACCTTTTATTCAAAAAAGTTTTCTAGAGTTAGCTGTTGTCATCGTTCATAGCATATTATACCTTTCTTGTCACACAGTTGAACAAAAACCAAAATTGTAGTTGTTTTTTAACTGCTGCCTGTGTTCTATAttaaaatgatatttaaatGTTAGTTGTATTCTGGATCTGCTGTGAGCAACAGCAATATCAGCCACTTGTGTAATTGGGTTCTCCAGAACAAGTACAATTATGTCAGGAGTGACAAAGTCCCAATTTCCTGGTGCAATAGGTAAAAATTAAGATCACAGAAAGAAGGAATTGCGCATAATTGAAGGTTTTTTTAATCCATGACGGATCGAATTAGAATCTATAAAGGCTTCTGTTTAGCCAAATATCATTTGTTGCTGTTCTTCTGAAATAAATGTTGGATGATTCTTAAAATGTACTAATTGCAAAATTGGAAGGTTGGAAAATTTGGAAGTGGCATACAATAGCTTGAAAAATTGAATTGGCAGAGTAGAAGGTTTTAAGCCAGTAAGAGGAGTATAGTGATTATAATCTGACCAAGTTGTGTTTGAACTTTATTTTGACTTCACGGTGCTCAGTAAAGCTGTTTGTTTTATAGTTATTGAATAGTTATGTATGAATCTAGACTCCTATAATATTATTAGATATGATTGGTGAATTTCAA
This genomic interval carries:
- the LOC130815412 gene encoding uncharacterized protein LOC130815412 gives rise to the protein MAGMESLRRCLKTVFFMLAMVASLLVQCLPLLVAVGDVLVPCILVSSFTCFRCYGFKQHLHRYAFKSSLIDIPLVSVLRSLLITCVYSLSDAPALSHGPYLGIVTLCSLSSVLLLSVKACVFSANFSMEGEASHSISRHILHLKKSWGMPVMFLSSVVLALGHMVIAYRICCKARRKLLFHRVDPEMVLSCKSLLSSYQKLPRSPVPSTAKTLSKSDNETRRKLYGLARYEGVLPVRLLAEIDSLFTTCGGFTLHYKISMPCSPPRSLSSTTFVEPSRSCSPELCVDWVKVDRPMSALTKPQHNLSRSYSNQFYSSSLFDPLLENLGCSSVSSDGIPLFSLDALDDKDDVCDLSPLKLDIEANGECGIVLVHGFGGGVFSWRHVMSTLASQVGCPVAAFDRPGWGLTPRIERKHWENKQLPNPYRLDTQVDLLISFCSEMGFSSVILVGHDDGGLLALRAAERVNISGSSANVAVNAVVLLNAEFSRDVVPSFARILLRTSLGKKQLVQPLLRTEITQVVNRRAWYDATKLTTEVLNLYKAPLCVEGWDEALHEIGKLSGETVLPSERASSLVKAVQDLPILVVTGAEDALVPLRSAQTMASKFVDSRLVAISGCGHLPHEECPKALLAAVSPFICQVLCGTQRVGPWANFSLASSNCEEGTLRS